The sequence below is a genomic window from Phycodurus eques isolate BA_2022a chromosome 6, UOR_Pequ_1.1, whole genome shotgun sequence.
AAAGGTTTATCGGAGCGGATATTAAGGACGGATCCACGGGGCCTATTGGCAGGTCGTCGAGGCGGGGAACGTGcagcaggcggcggcgtggcggAGGAGGTCAGCGCAGCAGGGAACACGGAGGCAGTACTGAGGAGATGGAAGAACACGGGGGGCAGCAGGGAAGCTGAGGCTGGCATCTCTTACGTGCAAGTGGAGAGCTGTTGTACCGCAGGAGGGAGGATTTCGGCCACCTGGCAGGCTTTAATGCAGGCTGATCGGCGACAGGTGCCGATCACTGCGAAGAGAGCGATACTGGTGGGGCAAGGTCAGGACACTTTATGGTAGATACAGGACAACACAGCGTCCGGAGAAAGCGTGCAAGAGCAGCGGCAAAGACGAGGGTTACATTATCAACAAATACGAGATGTAACTTAGTTCAAGTTCAATTAAACTACCTGGATACGGAGCTACGCATGGCGTTTCAAACACGGACAAGAACATTCCAGTACCCTGACCTGATAAGGGGGCGACAGAATAAGTAGCATCCGGGCATCCAATAGCAATCTTGGTTACCTGAGCATACACGTTCGCCACAGTGTTACTGCAACTTATCGAAACAACGAGTTTAAATGTCCTCATCGGTATCAGCTACAAAGTCAGCAAATTCAATTTCCAAAAGCCAAAATCGATCAAGTCATCGTTCGGTCTTACCTGTGAAAGGGTCATCACATAAGGTTTGGCACATCTCCAAGCAGCAAATAATTGAGCTCCGCTTTGCCACATCCGATATGGAGGCGAGGTCGACGTATCATTCAGCGCTCAATGGGACAACTATGGCACATAATGCTACATGGCTATTGCCACACTGCCAATAAGAACGCTAGTACTCAAGAGGAGAGGACGTCTGATACCCGTCGCTTCCCACACACGGAAAAAATATGCCATTTGTTGACTTGCAGAGCAACTTACCAGCAAGCTCATTCTCCGAAGAGTTTCTGAAAAAGCTGTGCTCATTTGCTGCGGCTGTTTTGGGAAAGCCAGTTGACGTAAGTAAAttcactgcggtcaagccagccgccgCAAATTGTGTTCATacgaggcattacggtaatatgTCGCCAACTCGctgcgaaagccaccttcaaaataaaagtctgccAATagtacggacgtcaatgctcttcggttaaggaatgcaaccagcaaggttcatttgaatcttgagatgcattacaaaatgtagtttatttaatatctttggaaaaataaatggttttatatagcgctttatctacaccgtcacagtgcccaaagctccaacgaccggagacaaatttcttgtgtgttatttggacatacttggcaaataaagatgattctgattctgatgcgaggcgctgccaggcccactgggagagaattagggttcagtgtcttgcccgaggacacttcgacatgcggacagtcgtagcaggaattcgaacctgttctacctaatgagccaaagccaccccaacataatcccattggtatcgcaagacaagtccagctctgtgtgacagaccaccgaggactccactaaaagaggtttgatgaagatctgatattgtatttcaaaataaaagtctctgaaaactgcatattttgctgtcattacccctgacggaaaaaaatctgtttaaaaaaaaaaaatcgcaacaacagtccagttctggggggacactacaccacctcaggtctccaacaaaagaggtcccacccaaatctgatgtggcatttcaaaataaaagtagcctGAAATTGGTCTCGCCTCCACgcacctccacgcacagcttgggctctagaaccagtcctctcgagaggggttggactctcttccactgtgGAGTTGCCcgtggtgagaggcgccgagcaggtgtggctATACTTATTGCttcccggctcggcgcctgtacgttggggttcaccccggtggacgagagggtagcctccctctgccttcgggtgggggggacgggtcctgacagttgtttgtgcctatgcaccaagcagcagtgctggaggtgctggagagcgctccggctggggactccatcgttctgctggggggacttcaatgttcatgtgggcaatgacagtgagacctgtaagggcgtgattggacaatccccgaacccgttggtggacaccaacggtgagggatgccgttaagctgaagaaggagtcctatcgggcctttttggcctgtgggactcctgaggcagctgatgggtaccaggtggccaagcggaatgcagctttggtggtcattgaggcaaaaactcgggcatgggaggagttcggtgaggccatggacttccggacggcttcgaggaaattctggtccaccatccagcgtctcaggagggggaagcagtgcaccaccaacactgtgtatagtggggatggggcgctgttgacctcgactcgggacgtcgtgaaccggtggggagaatacttcgaagacctcctcaattccaccgacacgccttcccatgagggagcagagtctgggttctctgaggcgggctctcctatctctggggttgaggtcactgaggtggttaaaaagctcctcggtggcaaggtccCGGAGGTGGATGACATTCGCTCTAAAGGGTccggatgttgtggggctgtcctggttgacacacctctgcaacatcgcgtggacatcggggactgtgcctctggattggcagactagggtggtggtccccctttttaagaaggtggaccagagggtgtgttccaactacagggagatcacactcctcagcctccctggtaaggtctattcaggggtgctggagaggagggtccgtcgggaagtttaatcccagattcaggaggagcagtgtggttttcgtcctggccgtggaacagtggaccagctctacacccttggcagggtcctcgagggtgcatgggagttcacccaaccagtctacatgtgttttgtggacttggagaaggcatttgaccgtgtccctcgggtggtcctgtggggggtgcttcgggagtatgggttaacgaaccccctgatacgggctgttcggtccctgtacgaccggagtcagagtttggtcctcatatctggcagtaagtcggactcgtttccggtgagggttggactccgccaaggctgccctttgtcacagattctgttaataattataataatttaatgactgctgtgtagaactgcctcaacagctcctttGGTAGACTGAGCTTcttcagaagctgcaggaagtacatcctctgctgggcctttttgaggatggagttgatgttggtctcccaatTCAGGTCCCGAGAAACAGTAATTCCCAAGAGTTTGAAGGTCTTGACGATTGACACAGGGCACTTgtacagcgtgaggggcagctgtgccgaagaatgcttcctgaagtccacaataaTTTTTACCATCTTGattgtgttcagctccaggttgtgttggccgcaccaaagctccagccgcaCCACTTCCAGTCGATACGCGGAcccgtcaccgtctttgataaggccgatgactgtggtgtcgtctgcaaacttcaagagtttgacagccgggtgcattgaggtgcagtcatttgtGTAGAGACAGAAGAGCACCAGAAAGAGGACACGTACTTGGGGGGGCCCTGGTTCTGatggtgcatgtggatgaggtggtgtcccccagcctcacctgctgtgtcctgcccgtcaggaagctgtaaatcttCTGGCAGATGACAGGCGAGACATTGAGCtcgagaagcttggaggagaggagttcgggaatgatggtgttgaacgcagagctgaagacCACAAACcagatcctcgcgtaggtccctgtgcTGCCTAGGTGTTCCAGGATAaaatgcagtcccatgttgactgcgtcatctaCAGATCTGTTTACTCAATAGAGAAACTGTTGGGGTTCCATCAGGGGTCCTGTGAtgggtccagcacgaggcggtCAAAAGACTTAATGACCACaaatgtcagggcgacaggtctGTAGCCATTCAGTACTGCAATTGCAGGtgtcttggggactgggatgatggtggagcgtttgaagcaggatgagACCTCACCCAGTTCCAAAGATTATACTTGCGGGTATAAATACCCGCAAGTATGATCACTACATGTCGCAGTCTGCTCTGTGTAgttggaagccgggaagcattacGCCGTCGTTGGAGATGCGTTCACAAGGCCAAGCCTCCCTGCAGCAGAGGGCGGCAGCATGTCCAAAGtatttactggtctttgtgtgGAGATGAAACGTGTCCATTTTCTTAGGAGAGAGAGACCGTAGAGTTTTGCGGTGAATCGATGGAAGTGGCGTTCAAAATTTACCATGTCGAAGCTTAACCTGCACTCTGGCATGCTTTCCTCTGTGGCGtcatcttctcctcctcctccatgtgCCATAGAGTGCGGCCACTTTACTCCAAGAAAAAACTttgtggatttgtgaaagttggcaaAAGAAGGTTCAgagtagactccctaatgtttagcaagtctgcCCTAGTGTATGTAAgttgcgtaatgtctccaaagacgaacgaaaagaACAGAAACATGGTCAACACTAAAAAGCGCTTCACCGAGGTTTCCACCAGtgttggcgccatcttggttaTAATAGAGGACAAATTTCATGAAAATGCatgtgttcatgacaataaagatgattcttctgaTGTGCTAGTTATCAGAAGCTAAAGCTGATAACGTCTTTAGTGTTAAAGATAACGTCTCTAGTGTTAATCTTTGCATCCAACAATACTGCAGCCCTGCTAAAATTGTGGCCTTGACAATATAGTGGTTCTGTGTAGTCCGGTCGTTGCTCGTGAGGAAAGAAAATGGCGGCTCTTCGTCCTGGTAGTTTCCAAGTCTTAGGTGGAGAAACTTGATGTCAGGACAGTAAAATAAACCAAACTGTGACAAAATCTGAAATGCTTCCTTAAAGACACATATTCTGTTACTGGcagctacattaaaaaaaacacaaaaagaaaaacgaaatatccatccatccattttctgagccgcttctcctcactagggtccgcgggcgtgctggagcctatcccagctatcatcgggcaggaggcggggtacaccctgaactggctgccagccaattgcaggccacatacaaaccaacacccattcgcactcacattcacaactaggggcaatttagagttgtcaattaacctaccaagcatgtttttgggatgtgggaggaaaccggagtgcccggagaaaacccacgcaggcacggggagaacatgcaaactccacacaggcggggctgggaattgaaccccggtcctcagaactgtgaggcagacgctctaaccagtcgttcaccgtgccgaaAAATTTCCTTCCATCATATAAATATGGGGAGAATTCGTAGAAAAGTGAATGTCTCAGTAACAGATATTTCAAGTGTGAGAAAGGAAGCGTCTACCACAAGTAACGCCTTTCTCCTTGGGGTTTGATACATCTTGATACATCTTTTTAATTCACTTCGGAATTCTCCTAACAGTTCTTTCGGCGTGtactgaaatattgttttttaaatttatagtGTGATAATTGAGATCTTTCAAAATATCACTCCCATATACAGACATACAGAATTACTTCTAATTCTCTTAGACAAGCTGTAGGCAGTTAATATTACTTTACGGTTTTTGATTGACAATGTTATTCTCTTACAGAGAATGCACTTGATTGTGAAGCCGGGGTTACCAATGATGATAGCGGGGTCTTGCTCTCCTTGCGTGGTGATGTCGATATCTGCTATTGGTGTAACTGACACTGCTGACAAGAATAAGGACCACAGTGCCAAGCTCTTTGAGTTTCTTACCCGAGAGCTTGCTCTGACTGAAGACAGGTGAGTACCTGAGCTTACTGTTTTGTTGTACATGCTATACCTCACCATACCTTCACCGCACGATCCCTGGCAAGGATTTCATTTAAACCAAGGAGGTAAAGCAGGGAGATTAGCAATGTGgtttttgaacacaaacaacattCTCTGAATCAATTCACCTCATGCCCAGTGGGGGGCACTTTGTGTGTGATTCACATAATATGGACAGAAGCCTCACGCTGTCAAACAACAATTGAGTGGTGACCATTTTTGATTCCCGTGTAAATCCGGAAAACTGGAAATGGACAAAAGTACTGACTTTTTTTAAGCAACAACCCATGGTTAAACTTGTTGTGTCAAAACGGTCACAATGCCGCAAACACGTCTCAGTGATTGAGTGATTGTAAAAATGTCCCTTTGAGTCATTACACTTTGGCTGCTTTGCCCAAATACTCAATTTGGCTTCACGGCTGCACTTAAAAACCCTGCAGTCACGCAGCTTGTCGGCACAGTGAGGTCCGTCTCcacttttccaaaatgtttttgtgcaaaTTTCTTCTCAGCAAAATTTCCAAGAGGAAAGAAATAAAGTTGACATGAACTCTACTCCCCTCCTTTAACCGTCAACTTATTGTGGTGgatggggtttgtgtgtcccaataatcctaggagctaagttgtttggggctttatacctctggcagggtcacccatggcaaacaggtcctaggtgagggaccagacaaagcacagctcaaaagacccctatgatgtttaaaaatattggAAGACGTTtacccttgcccggacgcaagTCACCAGGGCCACCCTCTGGAGCCAGACCTGGAGGTGGGGGTCAAAGGTGAGTGCTGGTGGCTAGGCCTGCATCCATGGGGCCTGACCGGGCACAAAGTGTAacttgggtcccccttcccataggctcaccacctgtgggaggggccataggggtcggatgcagggaccttggcgatgtGATCCTGGGCTACAGAATCTGGCTCGAGGGACTTCGAACATCACCTCTCTGCCAGGGAAGGAGCCAGAGTtcgtgtgtgaggttgagaagttctgactagatatagtctggctcgcctccacacacaggttgcgctctggtaccagtcttcacgagaggggttggactctcttccactctggagttgcccacattGAGAGGCgtcaagcaggtgtgggtatacttattgtcccccagctcggcacctgtacattggggttcatccCGATGGacggggacttcaatgctcacgtgggcaatgacagtgagacctggaaggacgttattgggaggaacgggccctccgatcagaacctgagcggtgttgtgttcttggacttctgtgctcatcacggattgtccataacgaacaccatgttcaagcataagggtgtccatacctGCACTTGGCACAAGGACACCCTCGGCCGTaattcgatgatcgactttgtggtcgtgtcctcggacttgcggctgaaagtcttggacacttgggtgaagagaggcgcggagctgtcaactgatcatcacctggtggtgagttagGTCTG
It includes:
- the ddt gene encoding D-dopachrome decarboxylase codes for the protein MPFVDLQSNLPASSFSEEFLKKLCSFAAAVLGKPVDRMHLIVKPGLPMMIAGSCSPCVVMSISAIGVTDTADKNKDHSAKLFEFLTRELALTEDRISLQFYNLQPHQVGKKGTVMSFL